A stretch of the Puniceicoccales bacterium genome encodes the following:
- a CDS encoding MBL fold metallo-hydrolase, translating to MVRRVAMKTLFNIFNIFCALLLLMAKPLIADDLNIRIFKVGQANAVLLTKDNTALVVDCGNGSRYGQSFDNGLCGQSIKRDNVLSQCDQLKIIITHDHDDHYNAINAFKGVVDKIKNIINIISIWNEALYDSFSGYKKVGVFKHGNWQYAGWLNGADNINGYLSGALGDDVTVTCLRPDKFEDTLLNPEKEHDNNVLLYIEYRGIGILLPGDANSTLLAYHMLHTPNFINTLKNVNILLIPHHGSAKSGEQLWIDAIFGGVGNNKIKMLFISSDPEEENKIPKEWLCKQLDSKKLPNFEYIGRTWRLQHCCYRISIDANGQIEVFDGKNQLFPAQ from the coding sequence ATGGTTAGGAGAGTAGCTATGAAAACCTTGTTTAATATATTTAATATTTTTTGTGCACTTCTGTTATTAATGGCAAAGCCATTAATAGCAGATGATCTTAATATCAGAATTTTTAAGGTTGGTCAGGCAAATGCTGTATTATTAACAAAGGATAATACAGCTTTAGTTGTGGATTGTGGAAATGGCAGTAGGTATGGCCAAAGCTTTGATAATGGGCTTTGTGGTCAATCCATAAAGAGGGACAATGTTTTATCTCAATGCGATCAATTAAAGATAATTATAACACATGACCATGATGATCATTATAATGCTATTAATGCTTTTAAGGGAGTTGTTGATAAAATTAAAAATATCATTAATATCATTAGTATATGGAATGAAGCATTGTATGATTCATTTAGTGGTTATAAAAAGGTCGGAGTGTTTAAACACGGAAATTGGCAATATGCAGGATGGCTTAATGGTGCAGATAATATTAATGGATATTTAAGTGGAGCTTTAGGAGATGATGTTACTGTGACATGCTTACGTCCAGATAAATTTGAAGATACACTACTAAACCCAGAAAAGGAACATGACAATAATGTGTTGTTATATATTGAATATAGAGGAATAGGCATTTTATTGCCAGGAGATGCTAATAGCACATTATTAGCCTATCATATGTTGCATACCCCTAATTTTATAAATACTCTTAAAAATGTTAACATTCTTTTAATTCCTCATCACGGGAGTGCAAAAAGTGGCGAGCAACTGTGGATAGATGCGATATTTGGTGGTGTCGGAAATAATAAGATTAAAATGTTATTCATTTCTAGCGATCCTGAAGAGGAAAATAAAATCCCAAAAGAATGGCTGTGTAAACAATTAGACAGTAAAAAACTTCCAAATTTTGAATATATAGGGAGGACGTGGAGATTACAGCATTGCTGTTATAGAATATCGATAGATGCCAATGGCCAAATCGAAGTTTTTGATGGGAAGAATCAATTATTCCCAGCACAATAA